The Akkermansiaceae bacterium genome has a window encoding:
- the folK gene encoding 2-amino-4-hydroxy-6-hydroxymethyldihydropteridine diphosphokinase, whose amino-acid sequence MATRVGIALGSNLGNRIAHLQAARDMLRKLMPEDALYMQAPVYQSEPLDCPPDSPDFFNTVVEIDYIGRPHDLLEYTQGIEFHLGRGIVYQQNAPRIIDVDILYFGTETLNGGILTIPHPELTHRRFVLQPLADIRSQMILPGDNATIAEHLHHLDSDEPPLKLVQSDW is encoded by the coding sequence ATGGCAACACGCGTCGGCATCGCCCTAGGCTCCAACCTCGGTAACCGGATCGCCCATCTCCAGGCGGCACGGGACATGCTGCGCAAGCTGATGCCGGAGGATGCTCTGTATATGCAGGCTCCGGTCTATCAATCAGAGCCACTCGACTGCCCACCGGACTCACCCGATTTTTTTAACACGGTGGTTGAAATCGACTATATCGGCAGGCCGCACGATCTGTTAGAATACACGCAGGGTATCGAGTTTCACCTGGGTCGTGGTATCGTTTACCAACAGAATGCGCCACGCATTATCGATGTCGACATCCTCTACTTCGGCACCGAAACCCTCAACGGAGGGATTCTCACCATCCCGCACCCGGAGCTGACCCACAGGCGCTTTGTCCTGCAGCCACTGGCGGACATTCGATCTCAGATGATTCTCCCCGGCGATAACGCCACCATCGCCGAACACCTGCATCACCTTGACTCGGACGAGCCGCCTCTTAAACTGGTCCAATCGGACTGGTAA
- the tadA gene encoding Flp pilus assembly complex ATPase component TadA — MISPSTDTVGQRVAATPPPVPNGAVTTPPPVPRAAPQPTFQSGMTGAGMLGVIFQVCDSMGVSDVQIRSELPVYVETNHGMECLSQLGVLTGNDVYEIYRELLRNRESASHGFGEQESAEERSDRKIDDAVNSFQKTCVDDFSCNGIFVVATGKTSGRLRIQVHLSASGLGITCRILNDTIPELCNLGIDQDTAEMLQLAVQRRAGLCLVTGPTGSGKSTTLAAIIDWLRRNHPKHIVTVEDPVEYQYPADMADPNAPEHRIMAPSIVTQQEVGRDLASYRQGLKDVLRKAPHVILLGEIRDREAMETCMEAAQTGHLVLSTLHTTGAVKTMGRILEMYPRENHPAVLNRLSEILIFIHSQGLLSGINGRVLTYEFLQNNEDAVSSAIGSYDRGSRALEDVIKRAGNIAWDAKLRSLFDEGKITRETFENARMHREDTEYV, encoded by the coding sequence ATGATATCACCATCGACAGACACTGTTGGGCAACGCGTGGCAGCCACACCGCCACCGGTTCCTAACGGTGCGGTTACAACACCGCCACCGGTGCCCCGGGCAGCACCCCAACCTACGTTCCAGTCAGGAATGACCGGTGCCGGGATGTTGGGTGTGATTTTCCAGGTTTGTGATTCGATGGGCGTCTCTGATGTCCAGATCCGGTCAGAGCTTCCGGTCTATGTCGAAACCAACCATGGTATGGAGTGCCTGTCTCAGCTGGGGGTTCTGACGGGCAATGATGTCTATGAGATTTACCGTGAGTTACTACGTAACCGCGAGTCAGCCAGCCATGGTTTTGGCGAGCAGGAAAGCGCAGAGGAACGCTCGGACCGCAAGATTGATGATGCGGTCAATAGTTTCCAGAAAACCTGTGTGGATGACTTCTCCTGTAACGGTATTTTTGTCGTGGCAACCGGAAAAACCTCCGGACGTTTGCGGATTCAAGTGCACCTCAGTGCGAGCGGGCTCGGCATTACCTGTCGTATCCTGAACGACACGATCCCAGAGTTGTGTAACCTGGGAATCGATCAGGATACAGCTGAAATGTTGCAGCTTGCTGTGCAACGCCGTGCGGGTCTGTGTCTGGTTACAGGGCCAACGGGTTCCGGTAAATCAACCACCCTGGCTGCAATCATCGATTGGCTGAGGCGCAATCATCCAAAGCATATTGTGACTGTGGAAGATCCTGTGGAATACCAGTATCCTGCCGATATGGCTGATCCCAATGCGCCGGAGCATCGTATCATGGCTCCCAGCATCGTTACCCAGCAAGAGGTTGGCAGGGACCTGGCCTCATATCGCCAGGGCTTGAAGGATGTTCTTCGTAAAGCCCCTCACGTCATTCTTCTTGGTGAGATTCGAGACCGTGAAGCCATGGAGACCTGTATGGAGGCGGCTCAAACCGGACACCTGGTTCTATCAACACTCCACACCACCGGGGCCGTCAAAACCATGGGGCGTATCCTTGAGATGTATCCACGGGAGAACCATCCAGCCGTGCTGAACCGCTTGAGTGAGATTCTGATTTTTATCCACTCCCAGGGACTGCTCAGTGGCATTAACGGGCGTGTCCTAACCTACGAATTTCTACAGAACAACGAGGACGCTGTATCCAGCGCGATTGGAAGCTATGATCGTGGCTCTCGAGCATTGGAGGACGTGATCAAGCGCGCTGGCAACATCGCATGGGATGCGAAACTGCGCAGCCTCTTTGACGAAGGAAAAATCACCCGGGAAACCTTTGAGAACGCGAGAATGCACAGGGAAGACACTGAGTATGTTTGA
- a CDS encoding class I SAM-dependent methyltransferase has product MNDTQKGNELPQAEEIHANYSWHYHDKNSALYYQKKFDRSISSRMSSAREKRLVAKALAEAARIMGKKTNTLSLLDYPCGAGRFAPLLASRVQGYLAGDHSPQMVDLTVQTLRDHGLADSIIGTTSGDLRKSTLDNACVDLAASIRLLHHFHKSEDRIAILSELRRISRGPLITTFRDADSLKLRLHKQKRQKAGKPCNRSMLSIPEFTQEAQQAGWNFHKAWHISSAFSGTCIALLTPLEG; this is encoded by the coding sequence GTGAATGATACCCAAAAAGGAAACGAGCTACCTCAGGCAGAAGAAATACATGCGAACTATTCTTGGCATTACCATGACAAGAACTCCGCTCTCTATTATCAGAAGAAATTTGATCGATCCATCAGTAGCCGCATGAGCAGCGCGCGCGAAAAGCGCCTCGTCGCCAAGGCCCTAGCCGAGGCCGCGCGAATCATGGGGAAAAAAACCAACACGCTGAGCTTACTCGACTACCCCTGCGGTGCTGGACGCTTTGCCCCGCTTCTGGCTAGCCGGGTACAGGGCTATCTAGCAGGCGACCACTCACCGCAAATGGTCGATCTTACCGTCCAAACCCTACGCGACCACGGGTTAGCTGACTCCATCATCGGCACGACTTCTGGAGATCTGAGAAAATCAACGCTCGATAACGCATGTGTTGATCTCGCCGCGTCCATTCGCTTACTCCATCATTTTCATAAAAGCGAAGACCGCATCGCCATCCTCTCTGAGCTGCGCCGTATCTCCCGAGGCCCACTCATCACCACTTTCAGGGACGCGGACTCCCTCAAACTACGTTTGCACAAACAAAAACGCCAAAAAGCAGGCAAGCCCTGCAACCGGTCCATGCTAAGCATTCCGGAGTTCACCCAAGAAGCCCAGCAAGCTGGATGGAATTTTCACAAAGCCTGGCATATTTCATCCGCGTTCTCCGGAACCTGCATCGCCCTGCTCACCCCGCTGGAGGGCTAA
- a CDS encoding 4-hydroxy-tetrahydrodipicolinate synthase, whose translation MFQGTHTALITPFRNGKVDAEAFRALIDRQVAGGVDGIVPCGTTGESPTLGRKEHLRVIELAVEFAAGRVKVIAGTGANATSEAIELTTKAARLGVDGTLQVCPYYNKPSQEGLYQHYKAIAESTDLPIMLYSIPGRSVIEIAVETIARLAADCPTIIANKEAGGKPERVTQIKAALPDDFQILSGDDPLTIEFMKRGAVGLVSVATNLIPDVMSGLVRAMAEGRVADAEAIQAKYESLFKTLMSIDTNPVPIKSAVAYQGHCTDELRLPLVNLSKENEAVLRATMTRYGLL comes from the coding sequence ATGTTCCAAGGAACCCATACAGCACTGATTACCCCTTTCCGTAACGGCAAGGTGGATGCCGAAGCCTTTCGGGCACTTATCGACCGTCAAGTCGCGGGCGGTGTCGACGGCATTGTCCCCTGCGGCACCACCGGAGAATCCCCCACCCTCGGCCGCAAGGAGCACCTGCGGGTGATCGAGCTCGCCGTCGAATTCGCCGCCGGCCGTGTCAAGGTCATCGCCGGCACAGGCGCCAATGCCACGTCTGAAGCAATCGAACTGACTACCAAAGCCGCACGACTTGGCGTGGACGGCACCCTACAAGTCTGCCCCTATTATAACAAGCCGTCCCAGGAGGGACTCTATCAACACTACAAGGCGATTGCGGAGTCCACCGACCTGCCCATCATGCTTTACAGTATCCCCGGTCGCTCCGTGATTGAAATCGCTGTCGAGACCATTGCTCGCCTCGCCGCCGATTGCCCGACGATCATCGCCAACAAGGAGGCCGGTGGCAAGCCGGAGCGCGTGACCCAGATCAAGGCCGCCCTGCCGGATGATTTCCAGATCCTCTCGGGTGACGACCCCCTGACCATCGAGTTTATGAAGCGCGGTGCCGTCGGACTCGTCTCCGTGGCCACCAACCTCATTCCCGATGTCATGTCCGGCCTGGTCCGGGCCATGGCTGAAGGCCGGGTGGCAGACGCCGAAGCGATCCAAGCCAAGTATGAATCACTATTCAAAACCCTGATGTCCATCGACACCAATCCGGTGCCGATCAAATCCGCCGTCGCCTACCAAGGCCACTGCACCGATGAACTCCGACTTCCACTTGTCAATCTCTCCAAGGAAAACGAAGCCGTCCTGCGTGCGACCATGACCCGCTACGGCCTACTCTAA
- a CDS encoding type II secretion system protein: MKLTKTATKIKPGMTLIEITVVILVLLTLIAVLFIGANIYKQGADRAACILNIRNIHQAVRADQNLNGKNVGDTLTTTDIIGTGKYIETTPTCPTKSGAYTIDATYPAVSNVAALCAEYDSTSGSETDAAARKHNPDDVNGW, encoded by the coding sequence ATGAAACTGACAAAAACTGCAACTAAGATTAAGCCAGGTATGACACTGATCGAGATCACCGTCGTGATTCTCGTTCTGCTCACCCTGATTGCCGTGCTCTTCATCGGAGCGAACATCTACAAGCAAGGTGCTGACCGTGCCGCTTGTATCCTGAACATCCGTAACATCCACCAGGCTGTGCGTGCTGATCAGAACCTCAACGGCAAGAACGTTGGAGACACACTTACCACCACCGATATCATCGGGACCGGCAAGTACATCGAGACAACTCCCACGTGTCCTACCAAAAGCGGTGCATACACCATCGACGCAACTTACCCTGCTGTAAGTAACGTCGCTGCTCTTTGCGCTGAGTATGACTCAACATCCGGTTCTGAGACCGATGCTGCTGCTCGTAAGCACAACCCGGACGATGTCAACGGTTGGTAA
- a CDS encoding ATP-binding cassette domain-containing protein — translation MDNTPKVGLPGGLSIGYQERLAQVVEADGDIELGSGTHYLLARNGRGKTTLLRTLAGVLKPLGGQYSCEGRCQLLSEDLTFDRELPARVIFKALLKKADCKQAMDLARKLELDLHKPYGKLSTGNKRKVALLVAEFSVQQGRSDILLLDEPFTGLDAFAREIFQDLWSQRQDGVLRLVSCHPDFDSMEMESSVLITDGKIVHLSGEDVPKQWGELKTQLN, via the coding sequence ATGGATAACACACCGAAAGTCGGATTACCCGGCGGGCTGAGCATTGGCTATCAGGAGCGATTGGCTCAGGTGGTCGAGGCCGATGGTGACATTGAGCTGGGTAGCGGAACCCATTATCTTTTGGCGCGCAATGGTCGTGGTAAGACAACCTTGCTGAGGACCTTGGCGGGGGTCTTGAAGCCGCTGGGAGGGCAATACTCATGCGAGGGAAGATGCCAGCTGCTGAGCGAAGACCTGACCTTTGACCGTGAATTGCCAGCCCGGGTGATATTCAAAGCCCTGTTGAAAAAGGCCGATTGCAAACAGGCCATGGATCTGGCCCGCAAGCTGGAACTGGATCTCCACAAGCCATATGGCAAACTTTCGACGGGGAATAAACGGAAAGTGGCGCTGCTGGTCGCCGAGTTTTCCGTGCAGCAGGGCCGTTCAGACATCCTTTTGCTTGATGAGCCATTTACCGGCCTGGATGCGTTTGCCCGGGAGATTTTCCAGGATTTGTGGAGCCAGCGTCAAGACGGTGTGCTCCGCCTGGTCAGTTGCCACCCTGATTTCGACAGCATGGAAATGGAAAGTTCCGTGCTGATCACAGACGGAAAAATAGTCCACTTGTCGGGTGAAGATGTCCCGAAACAGTGGGGCGAGCTCAAAACCCAACTTAACTAG
- the panB gene encoding 3-methyl-2-oxobutanoate hydroxymethyltransferase encodes MDAQKKAKAISAMKHGARSISALTAYDYPTGRLLDEAGVDLILVGDSLGMVVLGFPDTTHVTLGMMLHHTAAVARGVRNAIVIGDMPIHSYETPEQALATATALVDAGADVVKLEGGVRQVEKIRAIIEAGIPVIGHHGMLPQRVLEEGGYKKKGKTEQESGAILEGALALQDAGCFAIVLESVVPELAEKITAALDIPTIGIGCKGKSGKQTCDGEIAVITDVIGSYPWFVPPFANVRADVASEIQRAATEFIQAI; translated from the coding sequence ATGGACGCCCAAAAAAAAGCAAAGGCCATCAGTGCCATGAAACACGGAGCCCGGTCGATCTCCGCCCTCACGGCTTACGACTACCCGACGGGGCGCCTCCTGGACGAAGCGGGGGTCGACCTCATCCTCGTTGGTGATTCCCTCGGTATGGTGGTTCTCGGGTTTCCTGACACCACACACGTCACTCTGGGTATGATGCTGCATCACACGGCGGCCGTGGCACGGGGTGTGCGAAATGCGATCGTTATCGGTGACATGCCAATCCACAGTTACGAAACCCCTGAACAAGCACTTGCCACAGCCACCGCCCTCGTCGATGCGGGTGCCGATGTAGTCAAGCTCGAAGGAGGTGTGCGTCAGGTCGAAAAAATCCGCGCGATCATCGAAGCGGGCATCCCGGTCATCGGGCATCACGGCATGCTCCCGCAGCGCGTCCTCGAAGAGGGCGGCTACAAAAAGAAAGGCAAAACCGAGCAAGAGTCAGGCGCCATCCTCGAAGGGGCGCTCGCCCTGCAAGACGCAGGCTGTTTCGCCATTGTATTGGAAAGCGTCGTCCCCGAGCTGGCGGAAAAAATCACCGCCGCCCTCGACATCCCGACCATCGGCATCGGCTGCAAAGGAAAATCAGGCAAACAAACCTGCGACGGTGAAATCGCCGTCATCACCGACGTCATTGGCTCCTACCCCTGGTTCGTCCCCCCCTTCGCAAACGTGCGTGCAGATGTGGCTAGTGAGATCCAACGCGCCGCCACCGAGTTCATCCAAGCCATCTGA
- a CDS encoding tryptophan synthase subunit alpha — translation MTNRIDTTFQQLHTANEAAFVAYVCAGDPSYDASLSIVRALADAGADIIELGVPFSDPQADGIVNQLAAERALKAGMSVARLMDFIRDFRSTHDTTIVLFTYLNPVYAYGYEKFHTDAAAAGADGILLLDLPPDEIANNKELTSSEGLKHITLISPSTPPQRMQMLAAQSEGFIYALSRMGVTGAQAAPSASIGALVASIKQHTDTPVCVGFGINTPEQVSDVASACDGVVVGSAIVNQVAENATDPHLAAIVSAFTTPLIAATKNPTSA, via the coding sequence ATGACCAACCGTATCGATACCACTTTCCAGCAACTTCATACTGCCAATGAAGCCGCATTTGTCGCCTATGTCTGCGCTGGCGACCCAAGCTATGACGCATCCTTATCCATCGTTAGAGCACTGGCTGATGCCGGTGCCGACATCATCGAACTTGGAGTCCCCTTCTCCGATCCACAGGCCGACGGCATCGTCAACCAACTTGCTGCCGAACGGGCACTGAAGGCGGGTATGTCAGTAGCCAGACTGATGGATTTCATCCGTGATTTCCGGAGCACCCACGATACCACCATCGTGCTCTTCACCTATCTGAATCCGGTTTATGCTTATGGTTATGAAAAATTCCATACCGATGCCGCGGCCGCTGGTGCGGACGGCATCCTCTTACTCGACCTGCCGCCCGACGAGATAGCCAACAACAAAGAGCTCACCAGCTCGGAAGGGCTGAAGCACATCACTTTGATTTCCCCGTCCACCCCGCCGCAGCGCATGCAGATGCTGGCGGCCCAATCGGAGGGCTTTATCTATGCCCTCTCCAGAATGGGTGTTACCGGCGCCCAGGCCGCCCCGTCAGCCAGTATCGGTGCACTGGTGGCCTCCATCAAGCAGCACACCGACACCCCGGTTTGTGTCGGCTTCGGCATCAATACACCCGAGCAGGTCTCAGACGTTGCATCCGCATGCGACGGTGTTGTCGTCGGCTCAGCGATCGTTAACCAGGTTGCAGAAAATGCGACCGACCCTCATTTAGCGGCAATCGTCAGTGCATTCACCACTCCCCTTATCGCAGCCACCAAGAACCCCACCAGCGCATGA
- a CDS encoding 4-hydroxy-tetrahydrodipicolinate reductase → MTQLLITGSSGRMGQTLIQAGNENPDTEVTSTHDAGQDLATAFQGVDAAIDFTVHHFTGEVLVQALATHTPLVIGTTGHTDEEKARITEAATTLPIVFAPNFSVGVNTLFWLTRKAARILGNDRFDIEVTEMHHRHKIDAPSGTARRLLEILNQETDTSYEADVTHGRVGNIGARPSREIGMHTLRGGDVVGDHTVMFAADGERLELTHKASSRMTFASGAVRAAIWLQNQPAGLYDMQDVLGLK, encoded by the coding sequence ATGACCCAATTACTCATCACAGGTTCCAGCGGCCGCATGGGCCAGACGCTGATCCAAGCAGGCAACGAAAACCCGGACACCGAAGTCACATCCACCCATGATGCGGGCCAGGATCTCGCTACCGCTTTCCAAGGTGTCGATGCCGCCATCGACTTCACCGTACACCACTTTACAGGTGAGGTGCTTGTCCAGGCCTTGGCTACCCATACACCACTGGTCATCGGCACCACTGGCCATACCGACGAGGAAAAGGCGCGTATCACGGAGGCCGCGACAACACTGCCCATTGTTTTTGCACCCAACTTCTCCGTCGGCGTCAACACCCTGTTCTGGCTCACCCGTAAGGCGGCCCGGATTCTGGGGAACGATCGTTTTGATATTGAGGTGACCGAAATGCATCACCGCCACAAAATCGACGCTCCCTCCGGAACCGCACGGAGATTGTTAGAAATCCTCAACCAAGAAACCGATACCAGCTACGAGGCCGATGTCACCCACGGCCGCGTCGGCAACATCGGCGCCCGCCCGAGTCGGGAAATCGGCATGCACACGCTGCGCGGTGGTGATGTGGTAGGCGATCACACCGTGATGTTCGCCGCCGATGGCGAACGGCTAGAGCTCACCCACAAGGCGTCCAGCCGCATGACCTTCGCCTCCGGTGCCGTCCGCGCCGCCATCTGGCTCCAAAACCAACCCGCCGGCCTCTACGACATGCAGGACGTACTGGGTTTAAAATAG
- a CDS encoding diaminopimelate epimerase: MTLSFYKMNGAGNDFVVIDNRGLDLNLTREQIARLCDRQRGVGADGLLAVEPAEKGADFKFRYYNADGGEAEMCGNGARCFGKYTAMLLGEGTDHVTFETIAGTLSADIIGDNVRIAMSDPFDLELHANIPVDGLDDEVHVINTGVPHAVVFTDDLENFDVPKYGAAIRYHGHFAPKGTNANFTKVISDQHIAIRTYERGVEGETLACGTGMTACALIHHLLNGASSPVSVDVAGGETLEIGFEAGPDNTFTKVTLTGPADFVFKGTITI, encoded by the coding sequence ATGACTCTATCTTTTTATAAAATGAACGGTGCCGGCAACGACTTCGTCGTCATCGACAACCGCGGCCTCGACCTCAACCTTACCCGCGAGCAGATTGCCAGGCTATGTGACCGCCAACGCGGTGTGGGAGCAGATGGCTTGTTAGCCGTCGAACCTGCTGAAAAGGGGGCTGACTTTAAGTTCCGTTATTACAATGCCGATGGAGGCGAAGCCGAGATGTGTGGCAATGGCGCCCGCTGCTTTGGCAAATACACCGCGATGTTGTTAGGCGAAGGCACGGATCATGTGACCTTTGAAACCATCGCCGGCACCCTCAGTGCGGATATCATTGGCGACAATGTCCGTATTGCCATGTCCGACCCGTTTGATCTGGAACTCCATGCCAACATCCCTGTCGACGGACTGGATGACGAGGTCCATGTGATCAATACCGGCGTTCCTCACGCCGTTGTGTTTACCGATGATCTGGAAAACTTTGACGTGCCCAAGTACGGTGCCGCGATCCGCTACCACGGTCACTTTGCCCCCAAGGGGACCAACGCCAATTTTACCAAGGTCATCAGCGACCAGCACATTGCCATCCGCACCTACGAACGCGGGGTCGAAGGAGAAACCCTCGCCTGTGGCACCGGTATGACTGCCTGCGCCTTGATCCACCACCTGCTCAACGGGGCAAGCTCACCTGTGAGTGTCGATGTCGCAGGAGGCGAGACCCTGGAAATCGGATTCGAAGCCGGCCCGGACAACACTTTCACCAAGGTCACTCTAACCGGCCCCGCCGACTTCGTCTTCAAAGGCACCATCACCATCTGA
- a CDS encoding type II secretion system protein, with protein sequence MKLTKTATKLKPGMTLIEITVVILVLLTLIAVLFIGANIYKQGADRAACILNIRNIHQAVRADQNLNGKNVGDTLTTTDIIGTGKYIESTPTCPTKSGAYTIDATYPAVGNVAALCAEYDGTSGSETDAASRKHNPDDVNGW encoded by the coding sequence ATGAAACTGACAAAAACTGCAACCAAACTGAAGCCAGGTATGACACTGATCGAGATCACTGTTGTGATTCTTGTTCTGCTCACCCTGATTGCCGTGCTCTTCATCGGAGCGAACATCTACAAGCAAGGTGCTGACCGTGCCGCTTGTATCCTGAACATCCGTAACATCCACCAGGCTGTGCGTGCTGATCAGAACCTCAACGGCAAGAACGTTGGAGACACACTTACCACCACCGATATCATCGGGACCGGCAAGTACATCGAGTCCACTCCTACTTGTCCTACCAAAAGCGGTGCATACACCATCGACGCAACCTACCCTGCTGTGGGCAACGTCGCTGCTCTTTGCGCCGAGTATGACGGAACCTCCGGTTCCGAGACCGACGCAGCTTCCCGGAAACACAATCCGGATGACGTCAACGGTTGGTAA